The region GTGATGCCTGGCACTGTGGttctcctgcctgtgcaggacTGGCCCTGGCACAAAGCCTGGCCCCGAGCCCACAGGCTGTCTTCCCCAGACTGTGCCACCCGGCTGCTGCTCGTGGTGCTAGGGGCAAGCAAGGGTTTGGGACcctcctgccagctcagccACGTGCCAGAGGCATCACAGAGCTACCAGAGAGGTGATGGATGGATCCAGGATGAGGAAATGCACCCAAACCTTCTGTggtgccagccccagcagccctccTGTGCCCCCAATGTCTCCTTCCTGGGGAATTTAGAAATGGACTGGAAATGGAGCAAGAAACAGGCTGGTGCTGGTCTGGGGGGGAGGAGAGCATGTGGGGCTCCAGGCAATGGGTCTATCTCCCAGGTCTGTGCTCCAGACCTGGCTCCCACTGGCACTTCAGCCAGGATCTGGCCCTTGGGCTCGAGAGGTGGGCGCAGACCTTGACAAGGGTCTCCATGGGCAGCGCTTTGCAGGTCCATTGCTGGGTCTGCTGAGATGGCCATGAGCCCGTCCTGCCATCAGGTAATCCTGCTTTACAGCTTCCTCATCTTTCCAACTGACAATGCACACGAAAGCCTGTGAGTCCTGCATGAAGAGGGCAGTCCCCAAAGTGGGGACATTTGCACTGTTGCTACACCAAAGAGCCATTGGTGATTTACTCAGGTTCTCCTCACAAGCGCAGGTGCCCACACGGAGGAGTCATGGAAGTGATATGGCTGCCTGTGTCCAGGGCTGGGAGTGTTCTCCCCGGAACATGGTGGGGTTCAATGGGCAGGGGTGAATGGTTGTCCTGCTTGTGATGCCTGGGGATACTGGGGGAGAGTTGTTCCTCCTGCCTCCACTGGCTAACCAAGCAGctcttcattttcctcctctcatgTGTGGAATCTTCCCCTGCCCGCCCCCCCATCATTATCAGAGTCCCATTTCCCAGTGAGGCCATACTTGGTGAAGGGAGACAGCACATCCAACCAGCACACTGGCAATGGGTCTGTGTGGGCCCCGTGCTCTGGGCTGGTTCCCTGTGCACTCCACAGCAAGTGTTGTCAGCCAGCTGGAATCTCAGCCCCCCCAACACCcacccagcagcaggcagacaCCTTTCTTCTGCCTGTTCAGGGCAATCACCCTGcaaccccccccccacctcTCATTCCTCTCTGAACCCTCTGCTTAGGCGTGCCCCTTCTCTCTAGTCCCTCACAAAGCTTTGGCAAAGGGCCTTCAACTTCCAGACCCCGACTCCCACCAGGGCTTCAACCAGAGCAATTAGCAGCTGCCAACAAgcacctgcagccaggctgctcatCAGATAAATTGGATGGAGGTGAGCTAGGTATGTTAGTAGGGTTTCTGGTGCTGTGGGTAGAGTTGCCTGTGCTTGCTTGGGGTTGTGTGCTGCCATGGAGCCTCAGCTGGGTAAGGGGTCTGCAAATGCTGTGGGGTCCTTCAGAGCTGGAGCTTGGCTATGGCTATGGTTGGGCTATGGTGGCTGTGGTCcttgggaggctgcagggatgagCAGGGTTGTGGCTGCTTGGCTTCTGGGGCTTTGCAGCCCCTGAGGGTGTGAATGTCTTGGGACTGGACTCCCATCCTAAATGGTGCCTCTTTCAGCAGCCAAACCCGCTGGCGTGGCCCAGTGCTTTCGGGCCCAGCACCCTCCAACCCTGCAGATGGTCAAGGAGGCACTGCAGGCCCATGATGAGAAGAAGGGTGCCTCAGTCGTTGCCATCAAGCGTTTCATCCTGGCCAAGTACCCCACTGTGGACCCCATCCGCCTCAAGTACCTGCTGAAGCAGGCGCTGAGCAAGGGGCTGAGCTGCGGGGACCTGGTGCGGCCCCACAACTCTTCTTCTGTGGGAGCCACTGGCACCTACAAGGTGAGCAAGGGCTGCTGaagccacagggctggggactgAGGTGCTGCCTGGCCCTGTTGACACCCCTCTCTCACCTCCAGCTAGCCCTCAAGAAGCCACTGCACAAGCAGCAGGTGGGCCAGGCAGATCCTGACAGAAGGCAGGCTCCAAAGCCAAGACAGAAAGGGACCACCAAGGCCTCTGTGGCAGGAGCACAACAGCAAGGTAAAGGGCTGCTGGTCCTGTGAGCCAGCTCACACTGCCTGGCCCCACCTGCACTCATCCATTGCCCTTCCTCCGCAGGTGCCGCGAAGCAGAAGCCAACAGccacaaagcagcagccaaaggCGAAGCCTGCGAGTGTGAGTGGGGGCCAGCAGTGGGGTTGGGTGGCTCATGGCATGGCAACACCCTGAGGtactctcttcccttccctccagggCCAGTCACGAGCAGCAGAGAAGCCCAGGAGCGTTAGAGCAAAGCACCCTCGAACTGCTGACCGGCCCCGGGCTCATGGCACAGGGCCTTCGGAGCCCCTGAGAACTGCCAGCCACCACCAGGCCCCCCGAAAAGGACACTCAGGACCCAGcgcagctctggctgctgagAATGCAGGAGGGGGTGAAAGTGACAGTTCTTCAGGTGCTGGGGTGAAGGGGCCCCAAAAGGCCCCCAGGGGAAAGAGCAAGGGGAAGGTGCCCAAGGGGGCACAGCAGGATGCCCCCAAGGCACAGGCAGGTCAAGACCAGGCAAGGAAGCCCCGGGTGactccaggagctgggcaggggaaggcCAGGCTGAAGAaggcagctcccacagcaggggACAGAAAGGCTCCATAAGGAGCTTAGCCCTGCTTCAGCTGGCCCCAGGCCCTTGGGGTCTGGGCTGGTTTCAGTCCCTAGGACAGGTTTTAACTCAGTGTTCTCCTCATCCTAATAAAGCTGCTTTACTTGCCTCATGGAATGGCATGACTGTTGtgggtccctgtccctgcacttCTATCTCTCAGTGCCAAAATCCCTTAGCCCTGTCCTCAACCTGCATGGCATGGTGGTGAGCTGATGCTGCAGGTTTCAGCTGCCTTGCTGCCGTTGCTCTCTCTGTCCCCATATGTCCCCAGCTGTGGTGCCAAGGGGATGTTGGGCTTTGGGGGCTGTGTGTATGCAGGCTGGCAGTGAGCTCTGGTGCCAGGTGATGGGCAGGGACCCTGAGACCCATGGGACACAGCATGGTGATGCCCCCAGGAACAGAGAAGCTCAGGTTTGGCCAGTTCTGTTGTGGAACCATGGTGCCCACAGCCTGTGTGAGGTGTGCAGCCCTCTGTCCTCCTGGCTGCCCTTGTGCTAATGCCTGGCTGAGCTGGGATTACAGGAGCACCAGGGCAGCAGGTCTGGGTACATGCCATGGGCAAGTCTCTCCCAGCAGAGGTGAAGCAGCCTGTGCTTTAACTATAATAAGAAGAAGGTAGAGTTGTTTTAGGGCTCAAAAACCAAGTTTGGGGTGTTACTGTAGCCTCCAGCTTAGCTCATGCTCTTATTACCTGTCTGTGACACAGTTCCCACCTACAAACCTATCTCGTGAGCTCCTGTGGGTCTGTGTATCACACTTTCATTTAATAACTTCAATTGCCTGAATTTCTCTtgctctgcccagagcagagcccttcTGAAGGTCATGCTGATCATGTAAAGGGTTACAGTCCTCCTGGGCAGGAGAAAATAAGTGGAAGTAAAACTCTTTCTAAAGAGGATTTTGTTAATCTGCAACTTGCCTTGCCGTTGCCCTCCAAGGCTCCTGGCCTTGCTTTGGGGCTTAAGCAAGAGCTGAGCAAACTAACTTCTCTTAAACTTCAGCCTTGACTGTGTTGATCCATCTTTAATGGAGCTGGAACTCGTGTCTccacagggacagggtggggaaTGTGGCAATGTAACTGAGCAGAGTTCACTGCTTTCTCAGATGGGGGTGGCCTCACAGAGCACCACTCACCTTTGTGGCAATGTCCCCAACAGCggcaggcaggggctgtgtcCTCCCTCTCAGCAGCCACCAGGTGTGAAATGCAAAGCTCTCTTGCTTTGAGAGAGCCCAAATAATTAAATGGCTGGATTTAGCTTTGCAAAGAATCAGCTTCCtagcagaagaagaaaatcccTCTGGTGTCTGGAAAGCACAGCTCTTATTAGGGGAGGGGGAAGATTTAGCAATGCCATGGTTATTAAGGGCCCTGGGCCACAGCTGGTGTTGGGGTGCTGAAGCTGCAGACTCGAGTCTGGCAGTGCAGGAAGGCActggctcctggggctggggggaggcacCTGACAGAGGTGAGGGTGCCTGgcctcagctgcttctgtggGGTTACTGATCTTCATGTGCACAGCACTGGTCAGTTCAGGTGCTGTTGTCCTCATGCCAGTTGTCCCCTCCCGTGCCTGGTCCTGGAAGGAACCATTGCACTGGCTGTGGGAGTGGTGTGTGGAGAGCCCCGAGGGGTACAAACCTGTCCTCACTGGGCTGCTGACCCCACACGTGGTGTCTTGCATGTGCAAAGCTTGTCTGTGCAGGTGTCTTCCATGTGTGTCCTCCCCATGTGCTTGGCAGGAACTGCACTCCACAGGTTCAGCACCTTGTTTTATTACAAAGATAGGCTTTTTCAGGAGTCTGCCACTTCCACTACACAGCAGGTAAGGGCACTACACCCACAACACGTGCCAAGGTTTAAAAACATCTTACAAAGGGCTCAGAGGTTCAAGACAACACTACAAACCCTCTGCTGAAGTTGTTCCTTTAAATGGTTGTAGCAActactttttctctcttttcttttttttttttttttttttttttttttttggctttggaaaaaattaaatagtagAACAATAGCTCCAATACATGGCCCAGCCACAGCACCTGGAGGCAAACTCTACTTACTCCTGGCTCACCTGTATCCTTTCCCTGTAACAAACAACATGGGTCTACAGCTCCATggccctttccctgcctccagccaAGATCAACATTCTCTGCTACCTTGGTTCTTCTTGCCCTGGCCTTTCCTATGCTGGGCCTGCCTACATCTCTGGCAGCTATTCACagtttctaaaagaaaaaaaacatcaaGAAATTTTTGTGAAatcactttcaaaataaaatgtagccCAGCTACATTCTTAGAGTTTCTGTTCTGAAGCCACATCCTCAGCAAAGACATTGAGACCTCCACAGTGTAAGTACTTTTTCTGtagttctctttaaaaaaaactttgatcttcccctttccctcccctccctccccacctttTAACATATTGGATAAAGTctattgtttcttttaaaatagatatcTATGTACACATACACAACTCTGATGTTCTGGTTTCTGACAAATGTGGCATTACTGGAAATGATGGAATGGAGACCACCTGTCCATGGCAGTGAATCACCCAAGAGTTTTGGTGGACAGTCATCCAATACCAGACTTCATCCTAGCCAGCTGGATGACTAATGAAGGCTTCCCTGACACCCTCCTGCAGTGAGGTAGTAACTTTGTTTCTGTCCTATATGGCAGGTCAAACCGcggtggctgtgctggctcagcCCTATGGGCAGGAGCCTTTGCCCGTGCAGGAATGCTGGCTTTGAACATGTAGCATGGGCATCCAGCCTCTACAGGGGGCCTGTGTGATGCTGGACAGGAGAGCAGTCATAGCTCCCCGGGCTGTGGGAGGGAGAACAGGCCACCAAGCTGGCTTGGGGGTTGCCCCAGTGAGATGCTGTGGGGGCGGCACTGGGGTGTCTAGTCTCGGACAAGCTCCATTTGTCTGCCACAGGGACCTTCTCCCTGACCCCAGCCTGAGCTGGGGCACTCTCTACCATAGTttgcagctctgggtgctggaGATGCTCTGCTGGCCTGTGTCACTGCCAGGGGTTGGGTCCAGTGCCTCTGCCTTTAAGGGCTGAAAACAGGCTGGCCATGCAGCAAGCCCCACTCTCTTGGCTGCTCTCAGGTACCAGCCACAGGGCTGGGCCCAAAGCAAGCAGAATAAGCTGCTTTAGGAGACACCTCTGCAGCACTGGCCTCGTGTTTAGTGATGGtcacagggagaggcagagacaATGCTATCTGGTGTTTGCCCTGCGTGTGGCTTGAGGCCACTGGCAGAGGGGCTGTCAGCAGGTGCTGGCCCTATTGGCATGAAGGGTGTTACGGAGGCTGAGgtggggcagtgccagggacaCGTGTGGAGCCAGTGTGGTGGGGCAGGAGCAAGGGCCACGGTCCTTCCCTCACCCGCTGCATGCAGTCTAGGACCATGCCTGTGACCAGCTGGCTGGGTGGTAGAATGTTCACCTCCCCACCATGCTCCAGCTCGCCATGCATGAGAGACCAGAACCCAGGAAAGGCAAAACAGCCCTTCTCATGCTAACACAGACTGtgctccctccagctcccaaaCAGCTGTCTCCATGAGGGATAAAGTGCTTTCACCATGCCTTAGCTGCTTGGGAAGCAACTGCTTTGTCTTAGCCCCGAGTTTCCTATGTTGCCCAAGTCTCAGATGGAGGAGTGGTTATGTTTACATATACAgtacaaaaattaaaaggcacaaaaatacacagaatgCAGCAGATAGTGAACAGCTGATAAGAGTCCCTGGTGTTGGAAAAACAAGGATGTTGGAGGGATGGAGTGGGAGCTCAGGCTGTGATGGTCTTTGCTGTCTGTGGTCATTACTCCCTGAGGTGACCCTTCTGCTTTGTGTCTGTTGttccaggctctgcagccttGTCCCGAGGAACCACACACAGGGATGCATGGAGTGCTGACTGCTTGGGTGCTGACCAAGGGGAAAGTGGTGAACTGAGCTTGCCACAACTGTCATGCCTCCATTTCTGGCTAGCAATAGCAAATAAATTATGGGTGCCACAGCGCAGACCAGAGGAGTTTTAGCTGCTCGGAAAGGTGTCTTGTGGCTTCTTGAGAGGTGGGGGAAACTTTTAGCCATGGCCAGGCCCACCCCATCCACAAGGCTTATCTGAGTATGACCAAGGTCTGCCTGTGGCTGAAGGCAGGTTCCCTTGTGGCACTGTGCTGCAAGAAAGGTCActtccagggctgcagccagcctAGGCTTCACTGCAGGACTCATAGATGTTGTCCTCCATGAGTGCAATCACTTGGTCAAatttgtgctggagctgggtgcGCTTTGTCGTGGGGTTTGCATCCAGGGCGGCCACGATCTGTGGGAGACACAGGCAGGCAGAGTGCTGAGACAGTGTGGGGTGCccacctgccagcccagctccccccaCCAGACCTATGGAGCCCAAATCCCAGCCAGAGCTCCAAAGGGGAGAGCCCacccctgccccacagcccctgtgctCACACCCTCAGCACCCCTGCTGTCCTAGGGTCCCTGGTCAGGGCTGGCAGTGGAGTGGTATATGACAAAAAGGCACTGCTATCATGGAGCTGAGGGCACAGCACCAGCCCACAGGTTACAGGGGGGCAGGAGCCAGCCGGGGCTGCTGCCTTGGTGGGGTGGAAGTTATTTTGGGGGTGAATGCTTTGCTCTCCTGAAAGGGTCTACACATCTGGCAGCCCTTCTTCAGCCCAGCCAAATACTGTTAAGAtcagctgggaaaagccagCCTTCTCTTCCAAGAAGTTACCAGCCAAGGGACAGAGAGTAGGTGCATAGGCATCTATTACATCTGTACTGCAATTATGCACACCCTGATAATCCCTGTTCTGTGGGACTGGATACAGGTGTCTGCCTGTGGGGTTACCCCTGCAATGGttcctcctttcccaggcaGGCCAGAACCCAAGTGCCAGAAAACCCACTCACCTGGGAGCGGTATCTCTTAGCGTATTTGTATATCTCAGCCATGGCAACATTGGTGTTGAACTCATTTCGGTATTTCtttataaagacagaaaaaagagaggagaataTTAGCAGGATGGAGCATGTGAgttccagcacagccagcaggcaCCGACTACAGTAAAAGCAGGTTTTGCCTGACTTTACTGTCACATTGTTACAGCTGGATTTTTAAGGAAGGTGCATTTGCTTGCATCAGGGTGGGTCTTGGTCTTTTCAAACCAGCTGTAAATACCCATGCTGGGCAGCACTGCATATCCCTCTGTGCCCAAAGCCATTTCACAGGAGGGGGCAGCACATCAGCTGCACCGCAGAATATTGACAGAAAAATCTTGCTTGGTGCCCAAAGCTAAAACACCCTGGGGAGAAGGTTTGATTTTGAGGAACCTGCGGTGCATCACTGGCAGGACTCTGATCTGAAGTGtggctgccagctcctgtgGCTGGTACCAGGGTTGGCTGCCAGTGGCTGCCTGGGACTCAGAGCTGTCCCTGGCAGTTGTGCCTGGGAGCCAGCAGGCTGGGTGGCTGCAGGACTGCAGAGATCCTTGCCTGAACTTCCTGGCTTTTGGCACTGAATTTCGCTCTCAACTCCCAGTGGTACCAGAGCTAGTTAGGCTCAAGCAAACTCATGGGTGTTTACTGCAGCTCTGGCAGTAATTGAAGATGCTTGGAATTAGGTCAGATGAAATTTGTGTTTGGAAGTTTCAGGCAAAATGTCCTTTCTTGTGTGCTCCTTCCAGCATCTAAGCAGTAGCTGATTGCGACCTATGTGCATTCCCTGCTGTTGCCAGGCTCCAGCAGGACACTGAGCCAGCAGACTCAATCCCATCCCCTCCACCCCCTTACCCGTGACTCCTCCGCGAGGTGGGCATTCATCTCCTGCTCACTCAGAGGGGGCATGTCGTGGATTTGCTTGTAGTATCTCTGCACTATCTTCCGGTACTCGGGGATCTCCTTGGCATACAGCAGTTTGTTGGTTGGGGAGTCCTAGAGTGAGGGTGAGACACCGAAATCAGGCACTGTGTTGTTCCTGGCTGAAAACATTATCC is a window of Corvus cornix cornix isolate S_Up_H32 chromosome 12, ASM73873v5, whole genome shotgun sequence DNA encoding:
- the LOC104683407 gene encoding histone H1.8, encoding MVPLSAAKPAGVAQCFRAQHPPTLQMVKEALQAHDEKKGASVVAIKRFILAKYPTVDPIRLKYLLKQALSKGLSCGDLVRPHNSSSVGATGTYKLALKKPLHKQQVGQADPDRRQAPKPRQKGTTKASVAGAQQQGAAKQKPTATKQQPKAKPASGQSRAAEKPRSVRAKHPRTADRPRAHGTGPSEPLRTASHHQAPRKGHSGPSAALAAENAGGGESDSSSGAGVKGPQKAPRGKSKGKVPKGAQQDAPKAQAGQDQARKPRVTPGAGQGKARLKKAAPTAGDRKAP